The DNA window TCGGAACGGACCCGAACGCAATCGGGGAGGCAATCGAGGCGGCCGACGACGGCGACGGCGTCGTCGTCCTCGTCGATTTGGGGAGCGCCGTGATGAACACCGAACTCGCGTTCGAGATGACCGACGTTGAGGCGAGGATAGCCGACGCGCCCGTGCTCGAAGGTGCGCTCAACGCGGCCGTCGAGTCCACGAGCAAGAAGGCGACGCTCGATTCGGTCGTCTCCTCGGCGGAGGACGCGCGCGACTACCGAAAGACCGACTGAGCGTTCGTCTTACTCGCCGTCTTCGGGCGTCGTGAGCACTTCTTCGAGGGCGTCGAGCGCCGCCTCGGCGTCCTCCCCCTCGGCGGTGAGGATCACCTCGTCGCCGTGCCCCGCGCCGAGTCCGGTGACGGCGAGCATGCTCCGGGCGTCCACTCTGTCGCCGTCCGGGGGACCGACCGTCACGTCCGCGTCGAACTCGTTTGCCGTCTCCACGAACTTCGAGGCCGGGCGCGCGTGCAGGCCCGCCTCCGGGACGATGGTGACCGTTCGTTCCATACTCTCCGTTCCGAGCCTGCGACTAAACGGTTACCGATGCGATCAAAAATATGGGAACCGGGCTCAGAGCCCGAACGTCGGGACGTACGACGCACTCGGGAAGAGACCGACGGCGTACAACACGAACACGAGGAACGACCCGAAGACGATGGCCGCCGCGGGCGGGTCCCAGTGGGTGTCGCCGTGCGCGTAGAAGATGCGCTGGAACAGCTCCCCGAACAGTCCCGAGACCGTGCCTACCGCCCCCGCCCACAGGAGAGCGACGAGGAGCGACCCCCCGTCGCCGCCGCCGGTGGCCCCGAGGGCCGCGGCGCTTCCCGTGATGGTCATGTGGTGGGTGACGGGAATCCGCTCGACGCCGAGGTTCAAGAACAGGAGCGACGCCGCGCTGATACCGAACGCGAGGAACGCGCTCCCGGTCGCCATCGCGATGTACCCGCCGAGGAGTCCCGAGACGAGGCTGACCGCGGCGACGTTCCCCCACTCGTACTGGTGGGGGAGCCACGGTTCGACCGCCAGACGGGCGTTCTGCCCCCCGTCCGTCGCCGTCCGACTCTCCTCCGTCGCCGCCGCCGACTGGTCGCCGACGGAGCGGAGCTCCTCCCGTTCGAACGGCGACATATCGAGGATGCCGTCGCCGCGAACCTTCCCGATTATCGGGTAACCGAACGCGATTCGGTGGAGGAGCGCCGAGAGGACGACGCCCATCGCGATGGGGTCGTACGGGAGGGCGAACGTGCTCGAAAGCACCGTCAACCAGTAGCCGATGATGCCGAACACGCCGCCGACCGCGAGCACGTCGGGTTTCGTCCCGAGTGCGAACGTGATGTCCTTGGCGTTGTGGTAGTCGAAGCCCGACTGCATGTAGCCGCGTTTCGCGGCGTACGCCGCGGCGGCCGCGCCGCCCGCGAAACTGATGGCGGGCGAGAACGGCGCGCCGAACGCGACGGAACCTGTAATGGCCCCGGCGTCCGCGTTGGCTACCGTCGCCGCCTCACCGGCGATGACCATGAAGCCGGTGAAGACGAAGGCCGGAAGCGCGCCGAGTGCGGCCCCGAACGCCCCGCCCGCGAAGGCGGCGATTATCACGTCGATGGCCCACAGGTCCGCGAGCGCCACGCTCACTCACCTCCGTCGCGCGCCCAGTCGAGCGATCGCTCGACGGCGTCCTTCCAGCGACCGTAGCGCTGTTCGACGTTCTGGGGGTCCTCCGGACCGAACTCCCGGTCTACCTGCCAGTTATCGCGGAGTTCGTCCACCGTCTCCCAGTAGTCGACGGCCAGTCCGGCGGCGTACGCCGACCCCAGCGCCGTCGTCTCGTCCACCACGGGGCGGACGATGTCGGTGCCGACGATGTTGGCCTGCAGTTGACAGAGGAAGTTGTTCTTCACCGCGCCGCCGTCCACGCGGAGGTCGGTGAGTTCGATGCCCGAGTCCGACTCCATCGCCTCCGCAACGTCGCGCGTCTGGAACGCGATGGACTCCAACGCCGCGCGAACGACGTGTTCGCGGCGGGTGCCGCGCGTCATGCCGACGATGGTGCCGCGAGCGCGTTGGTCCCAGTGGGGCGCGCCGAGGCCGGTGAACGCGGGCACGAAGTAGACGCCGTCCGTCGAGTCCACGGAGCGCGCGAGGTTCTCCGTCTCGGCGGCGTCGTCGATGAGCGTCATGTCTTCGAGCCACTCGATCGCCGCGCCCGTGATGAAAATCGCCCCTTCGAGGGCGTACTGGACGGGTTCGCCGGAGCGCTGGAAGCCCACCGTGGTGAGCAGGCCGTGTTCGCTCTCGACGGCTTCGTTGCCGGTGTTCATCAGCATGAACGACCCCGTCCCGTAGGTGTTCTTCGCGTCGCCTCTGTCGAAGCAGGTCTGGCCGAACAGCGCCGCCTGCTGGTCGCCGAGTGCGCCGGCGACCGGAACCTCCTCGCCGAGGAAGCCGTCGCCGTCCGTCGTCCCGTAGTACTCCTCGTCGGAGGAGGGACGTACTTCGGGGAGTATCGCCTCGGGGATGCCGAACTCCTCTAAGAGTTCTTCGTCCCAGTCCATCTCGTGGATGTTGAAAAGCATCGTCCGCGAGGCGTTCGTCACGTCCGTGATGTGGTTCCCCGTCAGCTTGTAGATGAGCCACGAGTCGATGGTGCCGAACATCAACTCGCCCTGTTCGGCCCTGTCGCGGACGTCGTCCGGTCGCATCCGCTGGAGCTTTATCTGGTCTGCGTTGTCGAGCATCCACTCGGCTTTCGTCGCCGAGAAGTACGCGTCCGGTTCGAGACCGGTCTTCTCCCGAATCCACCCCTCTTTGCCCTCGTCTTGGAGTTGTTCGACGCGGTCCGTGGTGCGTCGGTCCTGCCAGACGATGGCGTTCTGGATGGGTCGCCCGCTCTCTCGGTCCCAGATGAGCGTCGTCTCGCGTTGGTTCGTGATGCCGATGGCGTCCAACTGCTCGGCGCTCAGATCGGCGTTCCCCAACGCTTGCTGGATTACCTCTTGGGTGTTCTCCCAGATCTCCTCGGGGTCGTGTTCGACCCATCCCGGTTCCGGGTATTTCTGTTCGTGTTTCTGGTAGGCGTTCGCGACCACCTTTCCGCTGTGGTCGAACACCATG is part of the Halopelagius longus genome and encodes:
- the dhaM gene encoding dihydroxyacetone kinase phosphoryl donor subunit DhaM, whose protein sequence is MIGLVVVSHSSKAAEGIRDIAGQMGGGKARIEVAGGDVDGGIGTDPNAIGEAIEAADDGDGVVVLVDLGSAVMNTELAFEMTDVEARIADAPVLEGALNAAVESTSKKATLDSVVSSAEDARDYRKTD
- the glpK gene encoding glycerol kinase GlpK gives rise to the protein MAQDTYIGAVDQGTTGTRFMVFDHSGKVVANAYQKHEQKYPEPGWVEHDPEEIWENTQEVIQQALGNADLSAEQLDAIGITNQRETTLIWDRESGRPIQNAIVWQDRRTTDRVEQLQDEGKEGWIREKTGLEPDAYFSATKAEWMLDNADQIKLQRMRPDDVRDRAEQGELMFGTIDSWLIYKLTGNHITDVTNASRTMLFNIHEMDWDEELLEEFGIPEAILPEVRPSSDEEYYGTTDGDGFLGEEVPVAGALGDQQAALFGQTCFDRGDAKNTYGTGSFMLMNTGNEAVESEHGLLTTVGFQRSGEPVQYALEGAIFITGAAIEWLEDMTLIDDAAETENLARSVDSTDGVYFVPAFTGLGAPHWDQRARGTIVGMTRGTRREHVVRAALESIAFQTRDVAEAMESDSGIELTDLRVDGGAVKNNFLCQLQANIVGTDIVRPVVDETTALGSAYAAGLAVDYWETVDELRDNWQVDREFGPEDPQNVEQRYGRWKDAVERSLDWARDGGE
- the ptsH1 gene encoding phosphocarrier protein HPr, with the protein product MERTVTIVPEAGLHARPASKFVETANEFDADVTVGPPDGDRVDARSMLAVTGLGAGHGDEVILTAEGEDAEAALDALEEVLTTPEDGE